Proteins encoded within one genomic window of Bacillota bacterium:
- a CDS encoding nucleotidyl transferase AbiEii/AbiGii toxin family protein, with amino-acid sequence MYNYDKNYISQRASKFGFIRDTLEKVYRLADILEYINSDPILKGKLALKGGTAINLTIFNLPRLSIDIDLDYLGNDSKEEMLQNRMVINTALAKFMTLNGYRLSPKTKTPHSLDSWIYEYVNCVGNKDTIKIEINYSLRMHIFPVQEMKIITEHFESEYNLNCLNALEIFGSKINNALISRAAARDLYDVYNMIKFRLFDESEEQLLRKCVVFYAAISAKEINKSFDTGAIDGITKYKIRTDLFPVLTKHDLFDLDSAKKPVKEYISELMALTPQEQEFLEQFEAKEYKPELLFDDADIICRIKSHSMALWKIRQ; translated from the coding sequence TTGTATAACTATGACAAAAACTATATTTCTCAAAGAGCGTCCAAATTCGGATTTATCCGGGATACATTGGAAAAGGTGTATCGTTTAGCGGATATCTTAGAATATATAAACAGTGATCCAATATTGAAGGGTAAATTAGCTTTAAAAGGTGGAACTGCAATAAATTTAACAATATTTAATCTTCCGAGATTGTCTATAGATATTGACCTTGATTATTTAGGAAATGACAGCAAAGAAGAAATGCTGCAAAACAGAATGGTGATAAACACAGCTCTTGCAAAATTTATGACGCTTAACGGTTACAGGCTCAGCCCCAAAACAAAAACACCTCACAGTCTTGATTCCTGGATTTATGAGTATGTTAATTGCGTTGGCAACAAAGATACCATTAAGATAGAAATTAACTATTCTTTAAGAATGCATATTTTTCCGGTACAAGAAATGAAAATTATTACAGAACACTTTGAAAGTGAATATAATCTGAATTGCCTTAATGCTCTTGAGATTTTCGGTAGCAAGATTAATAATGCGCTCATAAGCAGGGCTGCGGCACGAGATTTATATGATGTTTATAATATGATTAAGTTTAGGCTGTTTGATGAAAGTGAAGAACAGCTTCTCAGAAAATGTGTGGTATTTTACGCTGCAATATCAGCCAAGGAAATAAATAAAAGCTTTGATACAGGGGCTATTGATGGCATTACAAAATATAAAATCAGGACTGATTTGTTTCCGGTGTTAACCAAACATGATCTATTTGACTTGGATTCAGCTAAAAAGCCCGTAAAGGAATATATTTCAGAATTAATGGCATTAACACCTCAGGAACAGGAATTCTTGGAGCAGTTTGAAGCAAAAGAGTATAAGCCGGAGCTGCTGTTCGATGATGCTGATATTATTTGTCGCATCAAATCACACTCAATGGCATTGTGGAAGATCAGACAGTGA
- a CDS encoding toxin-antitoxin system, antitoxin component, PHD family protein, whose product MSKAGAKHSEVKELLMKDEVFKEEYEKLKLREELLGVEQDRLDGHEDCNPEELDKYLDGIIEDVGREKDSAT is encoded by the coding sequence GTGAGCAAAGCAGGAGCAAAACATTCGGAAGTGAAAGAGCTTTTAATGAAAGATGAAGTGTTTAAAGAAGAATATGAAAAGCTGAAGCTGCGGGAGGAATTGCTGGGAGTGGAACAGGACCGCTTGGATGGCCACGAGGACTGCAATCCTGAGGAGTTGGATAAATATCTGGATGGTATCATAGAAGATGTAGGGCGAGAAAAAGATAGTGCAACATAA